A region from the Triplophysa rosa linkage group LG4, Trosa_1v2, whole genome shotgun sequence genome encodes:
- the atmin gene encoding ATM interactor, with amino-acid sequence MAASALSSSPHNMQKCCEQPSLQNREIIKPSITELSREVRTNILCTVEGCGKILPNTPALNMHLVKSHRVKEGLVNPTIRKDLKASQKIYCCPVEGCPRGPKRPFSQFSLVKQHFMKMHAEKKHKCLKCSNGYSTEWDLRRHTEDCGRTYSCTCGCPYASRAALLSHTYRTGHEVPKEHRYPPVKKRKMERLAKNATNILPNEQMYEMPDSEKKSLNEETVSTEWVSEVPDTARHKRNYPRNIQKLLLPKPKVALVNVPVMQLTHLPILLPSTESSAVRSLVLAVDAQGSVSTVHLLQPSVLNFKDTFPVPRSCPETISTGIQVNLEDPAFVGDLVIHLESSGKDTSTNIQTDISNLNRASTEAGPVNVPPSCEASVSSCSQTDISVSAQIQLPVSVQTQTLPSRIRALSSIGAQTDVYSFSSANVNRETQTSSSAVAPFDKSQLNQAMCTDLFDTGTLNVSTQTSTFNSSFRTSGLEDPLANTDAGLFEDKTASSMCFRAQNDILHQNTVADNQTQTMILFRDLENILSDSLGTVSSSCTSGLVSVHEPQHASIDFDFEEFLNAAHIQTQTEESGLNAETTLELLDIETQTDFLLFDNLGDGHNSDVATRVQPNDLELEMFDTQTQTDLNFLLETSGHMPLSNILRQTSFSISTESSDTETQTDIRPELLPLPCTHEGQARLSSAKTQTISSSFTSLGHRFHTSNETQTAVDDFLSADLAWNVESHFSSVETQTCEELISLFPNAGKSKS; translated from the exons ATGGCTGCTTCTGCTCTCAGCAGTAGCCCACACAACATGCAGAAATGCTGCGAGCAGCCGTCCTTACAGAACAGAGAGATTATAAAACCCTCGATAACAGAACTCAGCAGAGAAGTACGCACCAACATCCTGTGTACTGTAGAGGGATGCGGGAAGATTCTGCCCAACACTCCAGCACTGAACATGCATCTGGTAAAATCTCACAGGGTTAAG GAAGGTCTGGTTAATCCTACAATCAGGAAAGACTTGAAAGCTTCACAGAAGATCTACTGTTGCCCAGTAGAAGGCTGCCCAAGGGGACCAAAAAGACCCTTCTCCCAGTTTTCACTTGTTAAACAG CACTTTATGAAGATGCATGCAGAGAAGAAGCACAAGTGTTTGAAGTGCAGTAATGGCTACAGCACAGAGTGGGATTTGCGGCGACACACTGAGGATTGTGGGAGGACATATAGCTGTACATGTGGTTGTCCTTATGCCAGTAGAGCAGCACTGCTGTCTCATACCTACAGAACAGGTCACGAGGTTCCTAAAGAGCACAG GTATCCACCTGTAAAAAAGAGGAAAATGGAAAGATTGGCAAAAAACGCAACAAACATTTTGCCCAACGAACAAATGTATGAAATGCCAGACtctgagaaaaaaagtctcaatGAAGAAACAGTTTCTACTGAATGGGTCTCTGAAGTCCCAGACACCGCACGACACAAACGTAACTACCCAAGAAATATTCAGAAGCTCCTACTCCCCAAACCCAAAGTAGCTCTAGTCAATGTTCCTGTCATGCAACTTACACATCTGCCCATCCTCCTTCCCTCTACAGAAAGTAGTGCTGTGAGATCATTGGTCTTGGCTGTAGATGCGCAAGGGTCTGTTAGCACTGTGCACCTTTTACAACCGTCAGTTCTGAATTTCAAAGACACTTTCCCTGTACCTAGATCTTGCCCTGAAACCATTAGCACAGGAATACAGGTCAATCTTGAGGACCCTGCCTTCGTTGGAGATCTAGTTATCCATCTTGAATCTAGCGGCAAAGACACTTCTACAAACATTCAAACGGATATCTCAAACCTTAACAGGGCCAGCACGGAAGCTGGACCAGTGAATGTTCCCCCCAGCTGTGAGGCCTCTGTGTCATCTTGCTCTCAAACAGACATCAGTGTGAGCGCTCAAATTCAGCTGCCTGTCAGTGTGCAAACCCAGACATTACCCTCTCGGATCAGAGCCTTGTCCTCCATTGGAGCACAGACAGATGTTTATAGTTTCTCTTCTGCCAATGTGAACCGAGAAACACAGACAAGCTCTTCTGCTGTAGCCCCATTTGATAAAAGCCAGTTGAACCAGGCTATGTGCACAGATCTTTTCGATACTGGTACACTTAATGTCTCCACTCAGACATCAACATTTAATTCTTCTTTCAGAACCAGTGGTTTGGAGGATCCCCTGGCCAACACTGATGCTGGACTTTTTGAAGACAAGACTGCCTCATCCATGTGTTTTAGGGCCCAGAATGACATTTTACACCAAAACACAGTGGCAGACAACCAGACTCAGACTATGATACTTTTCAGAGACCTTGAGAACATCCTTTCAGACAGCCTGGGTACAGTATCTTCAAGCTGTACTTCAGGTTTGGTTTCTGTGCATGAACCACAACATGCTAGTATTGACTTTGATTTTGAGGAGTTCCTTAATGCAGCACACATTCAGACTCAGACAGAAGAAAGTGGCTTAAACGCAGAAACAACTTTGGAACTCTTAGATATTGAGACACAGACTGACTTTCTGCTCTTTGACAACCTGGGTGATGGACACAATAGTGATGTGGCAACAAGGGTGCAACCAAATGATCTGGAGCTTGAGATGTTTGATACCCAGACCCAGACAGACCTCAACTTCCTATTAGAAACAAGTGGGCACATGCCCCTCAGCAACATCCTCAGGCAAACTAGTTTCAGTATAAGCACAGAGTCCTCGGACACAGAGACACAAACTGACATTAGGCCCGAACTGCTGCCCCTGCCCTGCACTCATGAAGGACAGGCCAGACTAAGTAGCGCCAAAACCCAGACCATCTCCAGTTCGTTTACTAGTCTGGGACACCGCTTCCACACTAGTAACGAGACCCAAACAGCAGTGGATGACTTTCTTTCAGCAGATTTGGCTTGGAACGTGGAGTCTCACTTTAGCTCGGTGGAAACGCAGACATGTGAGGAGCTTATTTCACTGTTTCCAAATGCTGGGAAATCAAAAAGCTGA